In the genome of Limanda limanda chromosome 15, fLimLim1.1, whole genome shotgun sequence, one region contains:
- the LOC133021102 gene encoding tubulin-specific chaperone A-like: protein MADLKIRQIKIKTGIVRRLAKEEIYYKIESKQQVEKVERLKAEAGCEHVIWKQMEVLQESKMMIQDSHRRLAIAHEDLINLLETEVDLDVSEEYKEALNVLDSVKLDG from the coding sequence ATGGCAGACCTGAAAATACGACAGATTAAGATCAAAACTGGGATCGTAAGGCGGCTGGCAAAAGAGGAGATCTATTACAAAATTGAGTCAAAACAGCAAGTGGAGAAGGTTGAGCGCCTGAAAGCAGAGGCGGGATGTGAGCATGTAATCTGGAAACAGATGGAGGTGTTGCAGGAGTCCAAAATGATGATCCAAGACAGCCATCGCCGACTGGCCATAGCACATGAAGATCTGATTAATTTACTTGAAACAGAAGTGGATTTGGATGTATCGGAGGAGTACAAGGAGGCTCTGAACGTGTTGGACTCAGTGAAGCTCGATGGATGA